A genome region from Sphingomonas anseongensis includes the following:
- a CDS encoding ShlB/FhaC/HecB family hemolysin secretion/activation protein, which yields MVCAPAIAAAQAPPQGLRPTREEVTRQQQQPIRNRGPQLDIEGGIERAPCALDSPEFKDIKFTVRGAVFDGLKGLSPAELTPTYSDLVGTEQPISIVCDIRDRAATILRNAGYVAAVEVPEQEVADGIVRFQVLMAHLSQVRVRGNASGAERIIASYLNELTKQPVFNRYDAERYLLLATDLPGYTVRMTLRPAGSTPGEVLGDVTVQRTAAYVDSNIQNGGSDELGPWGGLLRAQFFGLTGLADRTTLAAYTTGDFQEQQTLQIGHDFRIGSEGLGIGGLFTYASAHPTIKPKGTNFEAQTLLATIQADYPIVRKLARTLRGSAGFDYIDQDLDLNKIKLTRDHLRVGFLRMGFDALDTQFSNGHSFVEPLWRLSSVLELRKGFDIFGATEPCGPAGAKCLGPGDVPPSRVEGIATAAVVRALLYAEWRPISKLTLALGARGQYAWKPLLSFEEFSAGNYTVGRGYDPGALLGDRGWGTQAEIRIGSLVPSDPKRAAVEGYVFWDHARVSNLDRLFIVSGSKHLNSVGAGARVNWDRFSLDANLAVPMTRIGIVEKKPDPRLLISLTTRLWPWSYE from the coding sequence ATGGTCTGCGCGCCGGCGATTGCCGCTGCGCAGGCCCCGCCGCAGGGGCTCCGGCCGACGCGGGAAGAGGTCACTCGCCAGCAGCAACAGCCGATTCGCAACCGAGGTCCGCAGCTGGACATCGAGGGTGGGATTGAGCGCGCTCCGTGCGCACTCGACAGTCCCGAGTTCAAAGACATCAAATTTACGGTCCGCGGCGCGGTTTTCGATGGATTGAAGGGGCTGTCACCAGCCGAGCTTACGCCAACCTATTCCGACCTAGTCGGGACCGAGCAGCCGATCTCCATAGTCTGCGACATTCGCGACCGGGCCGCCACTATCCTGCGCAACGCCGGCTACGTCGCCGCGGTCGAGGTGCCAGAGCAGGAAGTCGCGGACGGAATCGTCCGCTTCCAGGTGCTCATGGCGCACCTCAGCCAGGTTCGGGTCCGCGGCAATGCGAGCGGCGCGGAGCGGATTATCGCATCTTACCTGAATGAGCTCACCAAGCAGCCCGTCTTCAACCGTTACGACGCGGAACGCTACCTGCTGCTGGCGACCGATCTTCCCGGCTACACCGTTCGGATGACCCTTCGACCGGCTGGCTCGACGCCCGGCGAGGTGCTTGGGGATGTCACGGTTCAGCGCACAGCTGCCTACGTGGACAGCAACATCCAGAACGGCGGCTCGGACGAACTTGGTCCGTGGGGCGGCTTGCTTCGTGCCCAGTTTTTCGGCCTGACCGGGCTTGCTGACCGGACCACGCTTGCGGCCTACACGACGGGGGACTTTCAGGAACAGCAGACCCTGCAGATCGGACACGATTTCAGAATCGGATCCGAGGGGCTCGGGATAGGCGGGCTGTTCACTTATGCGTCGGCGCATCCGACTATCAAGCCGAAGGGCACTAATTTCGAGGCGCAGACGCTGCTTGCCACGATTCAGGCAGACTACCCGATCGTGCGGAAGCTGGCGCGGACGCTGCGAGGGTCGGCCGGGTTCGACTACATCGACCAGGACTTGGATCTCAATAAGATCAAACTGACCCGCGACCACCTTCGTGTCGGCTTCCTTCGAATGGGATTCGATGCGCTCGATACGCAGTTCTCGAATGGTCACTCGTTCGTCGAGCCTTTGTGGCGCCTGAGCAGCGTCCTGGAGCTTCGCAAGGGCTTCGACATCTTCGGCGCGACCGAGCCTTGCGGGCCGGCGGGGGCGAAGTGTCTTGGACCAGGCGATGTGCCACCGAGCCGTGTCGAGGGTATCGCGACCGCGGCGGTCGTCCGCGCTTTGCTTTACGCAGAGTGGCGGCCGATCTCGAAGCTGACCTTGGCGCTCGGCGCTCGGGGGCAATATGCATGGAAGCCGCTGCTTAGTTTCGAGGAATTCTCAGCAGGCAATTACACCGTCGGTCGAGGCTATGATCCGGGCGCGCTTCTCGGCGATCGGGGGTGGGGGACCCAGGCCGAAATCCGGATCGGAAGTCTCGTTCCGTCCGACCCGAAGAGAGCCGCCGTCGAAGGATATGTCTTCTGGGATCACGCGCGAGTGAGCAACCTCGACAGGCTGTTCATCGTCAGCGGTTCCAAGCACCTGAATTCGGTCGGCGCGGGCGCCCGTGTCAATTGGGACCGCTTCTCCCTCGACGCCAATCTTGCCGTGCCGATGACCCGCATAGGGATCGTCGAGAAGAAGCCCGACCCACGACTCCTGATCTCGCTAACGACTCGCCTTTGGCCATGGAGCTACGAATGA
- a CDS encoding OmpA family protein translates to MTNRKKQLAFAAVAVAAVALGGCATEDYVNERIATVQSSVDALAGQMNSRVGAVEAKTSEHDTRLAAVEKGKFNYQKVGETALLFDTGSYRLKAEEAAKLDTALAGLKAADRSAYIEIEGFADPRGGAKSNRELGLRRAREVYNYLRDQGVALNRMMLFSHGEEQQIADGNNDMNRRVVVTVVQ, encoded by the coding sequence ATGACGAACAGGAAGAAGCAGTTAGCGTTCGCGGCAGTTGCAGTGGCAGCCGTTGCGTTGGGCGGATGCGCCACGGAAGATTACGTGAACGAGAGAATTGCCACGGTTCAATCGAGCGTGGATGCTCTCGCGGGGCAGATGAATAGCCGCGTAGGCGCGGTCGAGGCCAAGACCAGCGAACATGACACGCGCCTGGCAGCCGTCGAAAAGGGCAAGTTCAACTACCAGAAGGTCGGCGAGACAGCCCTGCTGTTCGACACCGGAAGCTACAGGCTGAAAGCCGAGGAAGCGGCCAAGCTGGATACAGCTCTGGCCGGTCTCAAGGCGGCAGACAGAAGCGCATATATCGAAATCGAAGGCTTTGCCGATCCGCGCGGCGGCGCGAAGAGCAATCGCGAGCTCGGACTTCGGCGGGCGCGGGAGGTATACAATTACCTCCGCGACCAGGGAGTCGCGCTCAACCGGATGATGCTGTTCAGCCACGGCGAAGAGCAGCAGATTGCCGACGGCAACAACGACATGAACCGACGAGTGGTGGTCACCGTCGTTCAGTAG
- a CDS encoding OmpA family protein produces MSRLNRNLLAAALLAAAFQTPAIAAPVKVQGVVVTNQNGQLTIKTPNGDQTIVLPPNTPIRSISGVFGGQKEEVSHAALLPGLPVTIEGDDSSGRVVAGKVDYKASDYKTAVQINAGVQETARREAELRSAYSKMGDWDIRAEENIYFKTGSAAISAADKDRLMEIAGKAKGIKGYVVSVLGYADPRGNAAANERLSNRRAQAVINYLKQSGHLLPGRVLSASAMGEMNIPIDKADATAHASARRVTVRVLTSSAHLQP; encoded by the coding sequence ATGTCACGCCTGAACCGCAATCTTCTAGCTGCTGCGCTGCTCGCCGCGGCTTTCCAGACCCCCGCCATCGCCGCGCCGGTGAAGGTGCAGGGCGTGGTCGTCACCAACCAGAACGGCCAGCTGACGATCAAGACGCCGAACGGCGACCAGACCATCGTCCTTCCGCCCAATACTCCAATACGCTCGATTTCCGGCGTCTTCGGCGGCCAGAAGGAAGAGGTTTCGCACGCCGCGCTGCTGCCCGGCTTGCCCGTCACGATCGAAGGCGACGATTCGAGCGGCCGCGTAGTCGCAGGCAAGGTGGATTACAAAGCCAGCGACTACAAAACCGCCGTTCAAATCAATGCCGGAGTCCAGGAAACCGCGCGTCGCGAAGCCGAGCTTCGCTCTGCCTATTCGAAGATGGGCGATTGGGACATCCGCGCGGAGGAGAACATCTATTTCAAGACCGGCAGCGCCGCCATTTCAGCGGCCGACAAAGACCGGTTGATGGAAATTGCAGGCAAAGCCAAAGGCATCAAGGGATATGTGGTGTCTGTGCTGGGCTACGCCGATCCCAGGGGCAATGCTGCAGCGAACGAAAGGCTGAGCAATCGCCGGGCCCAGGCTGTCATCAATTACCTGAAGCAGAGCGGACATTTGCTTCCGGGCCGGGTTCTCTCGGCATCGGCGATGGGCGAGATGAACATCCCGATCGACAAGGCTGACGCAACTGCCCATGCCAGCGCGCGCCGAGTAACGGTCCGCGTGCTTACGAGCTCGGCTCACCTGCAACCGTAG
- a CDS encoding type II asparaginase: MRRFIFTLGLLASVSFGSVADAQSARVRIVATGGTIAGAQAKAGEYGYKAGAFDVQQLIDAVPNLNKLAVISGEQVVKIGSQDMNDEVWLKLANRVNAILNSPDYDGVVITHGTDTLEETAYFLSLVTHSDKPIVMVAAMRPATAISADGPGNLYNAVAAAASPLARGRGVLISLNDELDYARNATKTNATRVQTFASVNRGPAALANTGTINWFAPLEKKYGRTSVFSVDGLTSLPRVDILYAYPNMSVDLIDAAVKNGAKGLVIAGVGAGNMTEPALNRLAEAAKAGVVVVRSTRTGSGIIYRNNEIDDDKMNFVASGELNPGKSRVLLQLALTKTADPRQVQQYFDQY; this comes from the coding sequence ATGCGTCGTTTCATCTTCACCCTCGGGCTACTCGCCAGCGTGTCCTTCGGCTCAGTTGCGGACGCGCAAAGCGCGCGCGTGCGCATCGTTGCCACCGGCGGCACCATTGCCGGCGCCCAGGCCAAGGCCGGGGAATATGGATACAAGGCGGGCGCGTTCGACGTTCAGCAGCTGATCGACGCGGTGCCGAACCTGAACAAGCTCGCGGTTATCAGCGGCGAACAGGTCGTGAAGATCGGCAGCCAGGACATGAATGACGAGGTGTGGCTGAAGCTTGCCAACCGCGTGAACGCGATCCTGAACTCACCCGATTACGACGGCGTGGTCATCACCCACGGCACCGACACTCTTGAGGAAACTGCCTATTTCCTGAGCCTGGTCACGCACAGCGACAAGCCGATCGTGATGGTTGCTGCAATGCGCCCTGCAACCGCAATCAGCGCCGACGGCCCGGGCAATCTCTACAATGCAGTCGCCGCCGCAGCGAGCCCGCTGGCGCGCGGGCGCGGCGTCTTGATCTCGTTGAACGACGAGCTCGACTATGCACGTAACGCGACCAAGACCAATGCGACGCGCGTGCAAACGTTCGCGAGCGTTAACAGGGGCCCGGCGGCGCTTGCCAACACCGGCACCATCAACTGGTTCGCGCCGCTCGAAAAGAAGTACGGGCGCACGAGCGTCTTTTCGGTCGATGGACTGACGAGCCTTCCGCGCGTCGATATTCTCTATGCCTATCCCAACATGAGCGTGGACCTGATCGACGCGGCCGTGAAAAACGGCGCAAAGGGGCTCGTCATCGCCGGCGTCGGTGCCGGGAACATGACGGAGCCCGCGCTCAACCGCCTCGCGGAAGCAGCGAAGGCCGGGGTCGTCGTCGTTCGGAGCACCAGGACTGGCTCCGGGATCATCTACCGCAACAACGAAATCGATGATGACAAGATGAACTTCGTCGCTTCGGGCGAGCTCAACCCCGGCAAGTCGCGAGTGCTGCTTCAGCTGGCGCTGACGAAAACGGCGGACCCGCGCCAGGTCCAGCAGTATTTCGATCAATATTGA
- a CDS encoding bifunctional aspartate transaminase/aspartate 4-decarboxylase, giving the protein MDVMTLKEYQALSPFEIKDFLIKEALKRSDDEAISFINAGRGNPNWIATVPRDAFFLLGQFAMTESRRVLDLPPAIGGMAKAKGIGERLRSWLATKGSTPGAAFLADMVSWALEKFGFVEDEFVHELVDSIIGDNYPVPDRMLKHAEIVVREYIQWAMCGDPRPEGTFKLYAVEGGTAAMCYIFKSLKTNRLLNPGDRIALSVPIFTPYLEMPILEDYGLEITEIHSLQEDRFQIGDDLDKLLNPAIKAFFVVNPGNPSAMALSAETIDRIGKILEARPDLILLTDDVYGTFVPGFRSLMGAFPHNTIGVYSYSKYFGCTGWRLGIIALHEDNVLDRLVRSHSEEIKATINHRYHALTLEPDKLAFIDRIVADSRDVALNHTAGLSLPQQVMMSIFSIYELMDTAKDYQRACIGIVKKRFEATIEGLGIEVLDNPNYDYYYGLIDFEFWMRKYLGEDVVNWVKANVHPLDPVFRLAEQHGIVLLNGNGFAAPDWSVRVSFANLPDHVYDDIGRAVRSISKGYRVAYEASLAPQAPPLAPQPH; this is encoded by the coding sequence ATGGATGTCATGACACTGAAGGAATATCAGGCGTTGAGCCCTTTCGAGATCAAGGACTTCCTGATCAAGGAAGCCCTCAAGAGGTCCGACGACGAGGCGATTTCCTTCATCAATGCGGGGCGCGGAAATCCGAACTGGATCGCGACCGTTCCGCGCGACGCCTTCTTCCTTCTCGGCCAGTTCGCGATGACTGAAAGCAGGCGGGTGCTCGACCTGCCGCCCGCCATCGGCGGGATGGCCAAGGCGAAGGGGATTGGCGAGCGGCTTCGCTCCTGGCTGGCGACCAAGGGCTCGACGCCGGGCGCGGCGTTCCTGGCTGACATGGTCTCGTGGGCGCTCGAGAAATTCGGCTTCGTTGAGGACGAATTCGTCCACGAGCTCGTCGATTCCATCATTGGCGACAACTACCCCGTGCCGGACCGGATGCTCAAACATGCCGAGATCGTGGTCCGCGAATATATCCAGTGGGCGATGTGCGGAGATCCGCGGCCGGAAGGCACGTTCAAGCTCTACGCGGTCGAGGGCGGGACGGCCGCAATGTGCTACATCTTCAAGTCGCTTAAGACGAACCGGCTGCTCAATCCGGGCGACCGGATCGCGCTGTCTGTTCCAATCTTCACGCCCTATCTCGAAATGCCGATCCTCGAGGATTACGGGCTCGAGATCACCGAGATCCATTCGCTTCAGGAAGACCGTTTCCAGATCGGCGACGATCTCGACAAGCTACTCAATCCCGCGATCAAGGCCTTCTTCGTCGTCAATCCCGGCAATCCAAGCGCAATGGCCCTGTCGGCCGAGACGATCGACCGGATCGGCAAGATCCTGGAGGCCAGGCCCGACCTCATCCTGCTGACCGACGACGTTTACGGGACGTTCGTGCCCGGCTTCCGTTCGCTGATGGGGGCGTTCCCGCACAACACGATCGGGGTCTATTCCTACAGCAAATATTTCGGCTGCACCGGCTGGCGGCTCGGAATCATCGCGCTTCACGAGGACAACGTCCTCGACCGCCTGGTCAGGAGCCACTCGGAAGAGATCAAGGCGACGATCAACCACCGTTATCATGCGCTGACTCTTGAGCCGGACAAGCTTGCCTTCATCGACCGAATCGTCGCCGACAGCCGCGACGTCGCTCTAAACCACACGGCCGGCCTGTCGCTGCCACAGCAAGTCATGATGTCGATCTTCTCGATCTACGAATTGATGGACACCGCCAAGGACTACCAGCGCGCCTGCATCGGCATCGTGAAAAAGAGGTTCGAGGCGACGATCGAGGGTCTCGGCATCGAGGTCCTCGATAATCCGAACTACGATTATTATTACGGGCTGATCGACTTCGAATTCTGGATGCGGAAGTATCTGGGCGAAGACGTCGTCAACTGGGTGAAGGCGAACGTCCACCCGCTCGACCCCGTGTTCAGGCTCGCCGAGCAACACGGAATCGTCCTTCTCAACGGCAACGGCTTCGCAGCGCCCGACTGGTCGGTGCGAGTCTCCTTCGCCAACCTTCCGGACCACGTTTACGACGATATCGGACGCGCCGTCCGAAGCATCTCCAAAGGCTATCGCGTGGCTTACGAAGCAAGCCTTGCCCCGCAGGCGCCGCCGTTGGCGCCACAGCCCCACTGA